From one Polyangia bacterium genomic stretch:
- the cysS gene encoding cysteine--tRNA ligase has product MSLRLYDTREKRKLVFEPLSPGKVGIYSCGVTVYDLCHVGHARKEVAFDVIVRHLRASGYAVRYVRNVTDVDDKIIRRGQAEGRPAIDVARQFEAAMATDMASLGVLPPDVEPRATENIAEVIDVIKRLEVRSLAYPAEGDVYYAVAGFGRYGQLSGQSVDDLKAGARIEIGEHKRSPLDFALWKAAKPGEPAWESPWGPGRPGWHIECSAMAHRYLGEVFDLHGGGTDLIFPHHENEIAQSEGAFGVGTFARHWLHSGMVTFGGEKMSKSLGNVVTIRRVAETHDLEALRLLLVAVHYRSPVSFEIARDEAGRQQYPDLDQAEERLEYFYRTLERIDQAGIPATETGAGEVLAPADHTLAAFREAMDDDFNTAAALGHLYESFVLANKLLDDPKAAAKDVRRRTLARLRSELRACGQTLGIFTRPAAEFLLARRTRLCARHGIDAAAVEARIAERASARGAKDFTRADEIRQALRANGIELMDAATGTSWRIG; this is encoded by the coding sequence GTGAGCCTGCGCCTCTACGACACGCGCGAGAAGCGCAAGCTGGTGTTCGAGCCACTTTCCCCGGGGAAAGTGGGGATCTACAGCTGCGGCGTGACGGTCTACGATCTTTGCCACGTCGGCCACGCCCGCAAAGAGGTCGCCTTCGACGTGATCGTTCGGCATCTGCGCGCCTCGGGCTATGCCGTTCGCTATGTCCGCAACGTCACCGACGTCGACGACAAGATCATCCGGCGCGGCCAAGCCGAGGGCCGCCCGGCCATCGATGTGGCGCGGCAGTTTGAGGCGGCGATGGCCACCGACATGGCGTCGCTGGGCGTGCTGCCGCCCGACGTCGAGCCGCGGGCCACGGAGAACATCGCCGAGGTGATCGACGTGATCAAACGCCTGGAGGTTCGATCGCTGGCCTACCCTGCCGAAGGCGACGTCTACTACGCCGTGGCCGGGTTCGGGCGGTACGGCCAGCTCAGTGGGCAAAGCGTCGATGATCTGAAGGCGGGCGCGCGCATCGAGATCGGCGAGCACAAGCGCAGCCCGCTGGATTTCGCCTTATGGAAGGCGGCCAAGCCGGGCGAGCCGGCGTGGGAGAGCCCGTGGGGCCCCGGGCGGCCCGGCTGGCACATCGAGTGCTCGGCGATGGCCCACCGGTATCTGGGCGAGGTGTTCGATCTGCACGGCGGCGGGACGGACCTGATCTTCCCGCACCACGAAAATGAGATCGCCCAATCAGAAGGCGCGTTCGGCGTGGGCACCTTCGCGCGGCACTGGCTGCACTCGGGAATGGTCACCTTCGGCGGCGAGAAGATGTCCAAGTCGCTGGGCAACGTGGTCACCATCCGACGCGTCGCCGAGACGCACGACCTCGAGGCGCTGCGGCTGCTTTTGGTGGCGGTCCATTACCGTAGCCCGGTGTCGTTCGAGATCGCTCGCGACGAAGCTGGCCGCCAGCAGTACCCGGATCTCGACCAGGCCGAGGAGCGCCTTGAATATTTCTACCGGACGCTGGAGCGCATCGACCAAGCCGGCATTCCGGCGACGGAGACCGGCGCCGGCGAGGTGCTGGCGCCGGCCGACCATACGCTGGCGGCGTTTCGCGAGGCGATGGACGACGACTTCAACACGGCGGCGGCGCTGGGCCACCTGTACGAATCGTTCGTGCTGGCCAACAAGCTGCTGGACGATCCCAAGGCGGCGGCCAAGGACGTTCGCCGGCGCACGCTGGCTCGCCTGCGCAGCGAACTTCGCGCCTGCGGTCAAACGCTGGGCATCTTCACCCGTCCGGCGGCGGAGTTTCTCCTGGCCCGCCGCACGCGCCTGTGCGCGCGCCACGGGATTGACGCCGCCGCCGTCGAGGCGCGCATCGCCGAGCGCGCCTCCGCCCGCGGGGCCAAGGATTTCACGCGCGCCGACGAGATCCGGCAGGCCCTGCGCGCAAACGGCATTGAACTGATGGACGCCGCTACTGGAACCAGCTGGCGGATCGGCTAG
- a CDS encoding HU family DNA-binding protein → MTKADLIDIVAEQLKVPRGRAELLVGHVFDCMVDALKKGEGIEIRGFGSFSIREYREYEGRNPRTGEAVHVKPKRLAFFKVGKELRERVNASRPGSDAAPAPAAASGTGGASGS, encoded by the coding sequence ATGACCAAAGCGGACTTGATCGATATCGTGGCGGAGCAGCTCAAGGTCCCGCGGGGCCGGGCTGAACTGCTGGTTGGCCACGTCTTCGATTGCATGGTCGACGCCTTGAAGAAGGGCGAAGGGATCGAAATTCGCGGCTTCGGCAGCTTCTCGATCCGCGAGTACCGCGAGTACGAGGGACGGAACCCGCGCACCGGCGAGGCGGTTCACGTCAAACCCAAGCGCCTGGCTTTCTTCAAAGTGGGCAAGGAACTGCGCGAGCGCGTGAACGCCAGCCGGCCCGGTTCCGACGCCGCGCCGGCCCCGGCCGCCGCATCGGGCACCGGCGGCGCCAGTGGTTCCTAG